In Bernardetia litoralis DSM 6794, the genomic window TTTGCTTTCACGTAATTGGGAAGATGACAAAGAGTTCTTTGAAGAGCTTTTTCAGAATACAGTAAATGAGAGTTTGCAAAACGAAAAACTCATTGCTGAGAGGCTCAAAAACTGGGATATTAATAGAGTTGCCTTGACAGATACATTGATTTTGAAAATGGCAATTAGCGAAATGATGCATTGCCCAAGTATTCCTGTAAAGGTTTCTATAAATGAATATGTAGAGCTTGCCAAAAATTATAGTACCCCAAAAAGCAAAGAATTTGTAAATGGTATTTTAGATACAGTTTCTGAATATTTAGTCAATGAAGGACAAATTAAGAAAAGTGGACGTGGGCTTTTGGATAATCAGTAAAGAGTAGATTTTGATTCTGAACAGTTAAAAATCTATTTTTTGCCAAACTAATAAAGTAAAAAATACGTTAGTATAACATAACCAAAACAATACTTACTAAAACATTAACTTAAAAAATAATAATACTATGAAATCATCTCATATCGGATTGCTTGCAGGCGTAGTTGGTGCAGCAGCTGTTGGAACATTTTTTGGGATTTTATATGCCCCAGATAAAGGAAAAAATACTCGTAGCCGTTTGAATTATCGCCTTTATCGTACTCGTGATAGAGTAAATTCTCTTTTAGATAAAATAAATGCTACTAATGAAAGTGTTTTTTCTAAAGATGCACAAGAAGAAGGCAAAAAAGTAATTAAAGAAGTTAAAGAACAAACAGAAGATTTAGCTTCAGAGATTGATGCACTCATTTCACAAATACACAAAAATAATCTCTAAAAGCCCTAACTTAAAAACTTATAAAATCCATTAGTGAAAAATAATTTGTAGTATATTTGTATAAATACTTAGAATACAGATTATTTCATCAAAAAATCAATTATATGAAAATGAACAAAATTATCGGAACATTCCTTATCTTAGGAATGAGTAGTCTTTTTGTAGCTTGTTCTGGAGAAAAATCTAGTGAAGCAAGTACAGATGAAACTAGCAGTGCAAGTGCAGAAATCACAAATACAGTAACTGATGATGCTTCTACACCTACAACAACAGAAACAAAAACAGAAAATACAGAAGTAGCTGCTGCCTTGGCTGCTATTGAATTTGAAGAAAAACAACATGATTTTGGAAATATCAAACAAGGAGAAACTGTAGATCATACTTTCAAATTTACAAATACAGGAGAGTCTCCACTTCTTATCACTAATGTAAAAGGTTCTTGTGGATGTACTGCATCTAACTGGACAAAAGAACCTGTTGCACCAGGTGCTGATGGAAGTGTTACTCTTAGTTTTAACTCTACTGGAAAAGTAGGAGCGCAAAACAAAACTGCAACTATTACAGCAAATATTGAAGGTAATACTACAGTTATTTCTTTCAAAGGAAATGTAGA contains:
- a CDS encoding YtxH domain-containing protein, yielding MKSSHIGLLAGVVGAAAVGTFFGILYAPDKGKNTRSRLNYRLYRTRDRVNSLLDKINATNESVFSKDAQEEGKKVIKEVKEQTEDLASEIDALISQIHKNNL
- a CDS encoding DUF1573 domain-containing protein yields the protein MKMNKIIGTFLILGMSSLFVACSGEKSSEASTDETSSASAEITNTVTDDASTPTTTETKTENTEVAAALAAIEFEEKQHDFGNIKQGETVDHTFKFTNTGESPLLITNVKGSCGCTASNWTKEPVAPGADGSVTLSFNSTGKVGAQNKTATITANIEGNTTVISFKGNVETPNANGAPYKK